The following coding sequences lie in one Kribbella sp. NBC_00709 genomic window:
- a CDS encoding NADH-quinone oxidoreductase subunit A produces the protein MHPYTPILALGVLAALFVAGSITVSALVGPKRYNRARLDSYECGIEPTPQPVGGGRFPVKYYITAMLFIVFDIEIIFLYPWAVAFDQMALFGLIEMVIFIVTVFVAYAYVWRRGGLEWD, from the coding sequence ATGCACCCCTACACACCGATTCTCGCTCTTGGTGTGCTCGCGGCGCTCTTCGTCGCAGGCAGTATCACCGTGAGCGCGCTGGTCGGCCCGAAGCGCTACAACCGGGCCCGGCTCGACTCCTACGAGTGCGGCATCGAGCCGACCCCGCAGCCGGTCGGCGGTGGGCGCTTCCCGGTGAAGTACTACATCACCGCGATGCTGTTCATCGTGTTCGACATCGAGATCATCTTCCTCTACCCGTGGGCGGTCGCCTTCGACCAGATGGCGCTGTTCGGGTTGATCGAGATGGTCATCTTCATCGTCACCGTCTTCGTCGCGTACGCCTACGTGTGGCGCCGCGGCGGACTGGAGTGGGACTGA
- a CDS encoding isochorismate synthase, whose amino-acid sequence MSLSEPVRDQAPRLVIRSQVVDDVSAQLLDHLPAEGGLAWVRRGDGQVGWGVAARLDVAGGNRFQDAMSWWQEVTAAAVVRDDVGVPGSGLVCFGSFGFTDQDPSALVIPEVIVGRRAGTTWVTTVSPASSLAAPPELVRHEPSPVYDVTFADGARTGTAWSSIVAEAVRRITAGELDKVVLARDLIAIAEQPIDLRWPLHRLATAYPNCWTFSVDGLIGATPELLVRREKGLITSRVLAGTIRRTGDDAHDLALAASLARSSKDLEEHEYAVRSVADALEPHCKSMNVPETPFVLHLPNVMHLATDVAGVANNGASALGLAASLHPSAAICGTPTPVARDLIGEIEGMHRGRFSGPVGWMDASGDGEWCIALRCGQADPDNPRRMRLFAGAGIVAGSNPDAELAETNAKLVPMRDALGD is encoded by the coding sequence GTGAGTTTGTCTGAGCCGGTTCGCGACCAGGCTCCGCGCCTGGTGATCCGCAGCCAGGTGGTCGACGATGTGTCCGCGCAACTGTTGGACCATCTGCCCGCCGAAGGGGGACTCGCCTGGGTCCGGCGCGGCGACGGCCAGGTCGGCTGGGGGGTCGCGGCACGCCTTGACGTTGCCGGTGGCAATCGCTTCCAGGACGCGATGAGCTGGTGGCAGGAGGTCACCGCCGCGGCGGTGGTCCGCGACGACGTCGGCGTACCAGGCTCGGGACTGGTCTGCTTCGGATCGTTCGGCTTCACCGACCAGGACCCGAGCGCACTGGTGATCCCGGAGGTCATCGTCGGGCGCCGCGCCGGGACCACGTGGGTGACCACGGTGTCGCCGGCCAGCTCACTGGCCGCACCTCCCGAGCTGGTCAGGCACGAGCCCTCCCCGGTGTACGACGTGACGTTCGCGGACGGCGCGCGGACCGGGACGGCCTGGTCGAGCATCGTCGCCGAAGCGGTCCGGCGGATCACCGCCGGCGAGCTCGACAAGGTGGTGCTGGCCCGCGACCTGATCGCGATCGCCGAGCAGCCGATCGATCTGCGCTGGCCGCTGCACCGGCTCGCGACGGCGTACCCGAACTGCTGGACGTTCTCCGTCGACGGTCTGATCGGCGCCACCCCGGAGCTGCTGGTACGCCGGGAGAAGGGCCTGATCACGTCGAGGGTGCTGGCCGGGACGATCCGCCGTACCGGGGACGACGCGCACGACCTCGCACTGGCCGCGTCGCTGGCGAGATCCTCGAAGGACCTCGAGGAGCACGAGTACGCCGTCCGGTCGGTGGCCGATGCACTCGAACCGCACTGCAAGTCGATGAACGTGCCGGAGACCCCGTTCGTGCTGCACCTGCCGAACGTGATGCACCTGGCCACCGACGTTGCCGGCGTCGCCAACAACGGCGCCTCCGCGCTCGGACTGGCCGCCTCCCTGCACCCGTCCGCCGCGATCTGCGGTACGCCGACACCGGTGGCGCGCGACCTGATCGGCGAGATCGAAGGCATGCACCGCGGCCGGTTCAGCGGACCCGTCGGCTGGATGGACGCCTCGGGCGACGGCGAATGGTGCATCGCCCTGCGCTGCGGCCAGGCCGACCCGGACAACCCCCGCCGCATGCGCCTGTTCGCCGGCGCCGGCATAGTCGCCGGCTCCAACCCGGACGCCGAACTAGCCGAAACGAACGCCAAACTCGTCCCGATGCGAGACGCCCTGGGCGACTGA
- a CDS encoding NADH-quinone oxidoreductase subunit D has protein sequence MTTTDPYATTRDTTEGKVFTVTGQDWDSVVSGLGDEPEEHVVVNMGPQHPSTHGVLRLILELEGESVTEARCGIGYLHTGIEKNMEFRSWVQGVTFVTRMDYLSPFYNEAAYCLAVEKLLGIEDQIPEKANVMRVLLMELNRISSHLVCIATGGMEIGALTVMTIGFREREKTLDLFELITGLRMNHAFIRPGGVAQDLPPGALDKIREYITWMNKHLKEYAELCNANPIFKARLQNVGYLDLAGCMALGISGPTVRSTGYAMDLRKSQPYCGYETYDFDVPTWDSSDSYGRFRVRLQEMHESLKIVEQCADRLEKMEGQPVMVADKKIGWPSQLAVGADGMGNSLDHIKHIMGESMEALIHHFKLVTEGFRVPAGQAYVAIESPRGEMGAHVVSDGGTKPYRVHFRDPSFANLQAMPIMCEGGQVADVIVAVASLDPVMGGVDR, from the coding sequence ATGACCACTACAGATCCCTACGCGACCACCAGGGACACCACCGAGGGCAAGGTCTTCACCGTCACCGGCCAGGACTGGGACTCGGTGGTCTCCGGTCTCGGTGACGAGCCGGAAGAGCACGTCGTCGTCAACATGGGCCCGCAGCACCCGTCCACGCACGGCGTGCTCCGGCTGATCCTCGAGCTCGAGGGCGAGTCGGTGACCGAGGCCCGCTGCGGCATCGGCTACCTGCACACCGGTATCGAGAAGAACATGGAGTTCCGCTCCTGGGTGCAGGGCGTCACGTTCGTCACCCGGATGGACTACCTGTCGCCGTTCTACAACGAGGCGGCGTACTGCCTCGCGGTCGAGAAGCTGCTCGGGATCGAGGACCAGATCCCGGAGAAGGCCAACGTGATGCGGGTGCTCCTGATGGAGCTCAACCGGATCAGCAGCCACCTGGTCTGTATCGCCACCGGCGGTATGGAGATCGGTGCGCTGACCGTGATGACGATCGGCTTCCGCGAGCGCGAGAAGACCCTCGACCTGTTCGAGCTGATCACCGGCCTGCGGATGAACCACGCGTTCATCCGGCCGGGCGGTGTCGCGCAGGACCTGCCGCCGGGTGCGCTGGACAAGATCCGCGAGTACATCACCTGGATGAACAAGCACCTCAAGGAGTACGCCGAGCTCTGCAACGCCAACCCGATCTTCAAGGCGCGGCTGCAGAACGTCGGCTACCTCGACCTGGCCGGCTGCATGGCACTCGGGATCTCCGGCCCGACGGTCCGGTCGACCGGCTACGCGATGGACCTGCGCAAGTCCCAGCCGTACTGCGGTTACGAGACGTACGACTTCGACGTACCGACCTGGGACAGCTCGGACTCGTACGGACGGTTCCGGGTCCGGCTGCAGGAGATGCACGAGTCGCTGAAGATCGTCGAGCAGTGCGCCGACCGGCTGGAGAAGATGGAAGGCCAGCCGGTGATGGTGGCCGACAAGAAGATCGGCTGGCCGAGCCAGCTGGCCGTCGGCGCCGACGGGATGGGCAACTCGCTCGACCACATCAAGCACATCATGGGCGAGTCGATGGAAGCGCTGATCCATCACTTCAAGCTGGTCACCGAGGGCTTCCGGGTCCCGGCCGGCCAGGCGTACGTGGCGATCGAGTCGCCGCGCGGCGAGATGGGTGCGCACGTCGTCTCCGACGGCGGCACCAAGCCGTACCGGGTGCACTTCCGTGACCCGTCCTTCGCAAACCTGCAGGCGATGCCGATCATGTGCGAGGGCGGCCAGGTCGCCGACGTGATCGTCGCCGTCGCCAGCCTTGACCCGGTGATGGGTGGAGTGGACCGCTAA
- a CDS encoding PadR family transcriptional regulator has product MSTTRLLLLGVVRIFQPAYGYQLRRELMTWNVQSWANINPGSIYTGLRTLAKHGYLQELEQDGARRPGRTSYKLTTDGETEYFSLLRSMLWTVDGFHPDKMQAALSFLWSLRRDEVLVALEARITQLESWLKSEPFSERQVREDPGTPDHVIEMFRITTARDKGELEWTRQFHDRIKSGAYAFAGEPADWSPYPGMITHWGEIPEPPTD; this is encoded by the coding sequence ATGTCCACCACGCGGTTGTTGCTGCTCGGCGTCGTGCGGATCTTCCAGCCGGCGTACGGGTACCAGCTGCGGCGCGAGCTGATGACGTGGAACGTGCAGTCGTGGGCGAACATCAATCCCGGCTCGATCTACACCGGGCTGCGGACGCTCGCCAAGCACGGGTACCTCCAGGAGCTGGAGCAGGACGGCGCGCGCCGCCCCGGGCGGACGTCGTACAAACTCACCACCGACGGCGAGACGGAGTACTTCTCGCTGCTCCGCAGCATGCTGTGGACCGTCGACGGCTTCCACCCCGACAAGATGCAGGCCGCCCTCAGCTTCCTGTGGTCGTTGCGCCGCGACGAGGTCCTGGTCGCGCTCGAGGCCCGGATCACCCAGCTGGAGTCGTGGCTGAAGTCCGAGCCGTTCTCCGAACGCCAGGTCCGCGAGGACCCCGGCACCCCCGACCACGTGATCGAGATGTTCCGCATCACCACCGCCCGCGACAAGGGCGAGCTCGAGTGGACCCGCCAGTTCCACGACCGCATCAAGTCCGGCGCCTACGCCTTCGCCGGCGAACCCGCCGACTGGTCCCCCTACCCCGGCATGATCACCCACTGGGGCGAAATCCCCGAACCTCCGACCGACTGA
- a CDS encoding GNAT family N-acetyltransferase yields MIARATGDPAAFQELVFPFLQRDPVRNSTILTNVADRVRGMLYDPEPPVFVSVHDGDEVVGVVLSTALRGINLADLPVELVPLVVDVLADASPRAIGVLGPEESARAFAEQYAVRTGRTFRETERSRLHQLGEFVEQKADGSPRMAATADLDVLAPMFGNYRAESGLTAEGAAADRRWLEQRIERDRLWVWEDGGQIVSLVGHQQPVFGAARIGPVYTPPEYRGRGYASALTAEVSRKLRATGDEVCLFTDLANPTSNKIYAAIGFRPVRDLVGYAFA; encoded by the coding sequence ATGATCGCCCGTGCCACCGGTGACCCGGCCGCGTTCCAGGAACTCGTTTTCCCTTTCCTGCAACGCGATCCGGTGCGCAATTCGACGATCCTGACCAACGTCGCCGACCGGGTCAGGGGGATGCTGTACGACCCGGAGCCGCCGGTGTTCGTCTCGGTGCACGACGGCGACGAGGTGGTCGGCGTGGTCCTGAGTACGGCGCTGCGTGGCATCAACCTCGCGGATCTACCCGTGGAGCTCGTGCCGCTGGTGGTCGACGTACTGGCGGACGCCTCGCCCCGGGCGATCGGCGTGTTGGGGCCGGAGGAGTCGGCCCGGGCGTTTGCCGAGCAGTACGCCGTCCGCACGGGGCGGACGTTCCGCGAGACGGAGCGGTCTCGGTTGCACCAGCTCGGTGAGTTCGTCGAGCAGAAGGCGGATGGGTCGCCGCGGATGGCTGCGACGGCGGATCTGGATGTGCTGGCACCGATGTTCGGCAACTATCGGGCGGAGTCCGGGCTTACGGCCGAGGGCGCGGCGGCGGATCGACGCTGGCTGGAGCAGCGGATCGAGCGGGATCGCCTGTGGGTGTGGGAGGACGGCGGGCAGATCGTCAGCCTGGTCGGTCACCAGCAGCCGGTGTTCGGTGCAGCTCGGATCGGCCCGGTGTACACACCACCGGAGTACCGCGGCCGAGGATACGCGAGCGCGCTGACCGCGGAGGTGAGTCGGAAGCTGCGCGCGACGGGTGACGAGGTGTGCCTGTTCACCGATCTCGCCAATCCGACGTCCAACAAGATCTACGCGGCCATCGGATTCCGGCCGGTCCGGGACCTCGTCGGGTACGCCTTCGCTTGA
- a CDS encoding GNAT family N-acetyltransferase yields the protein MDVRVTSDPQAFEQTVFPFLQQDAVLHTLIMSNVHERANGTVRAESEPSYYVSVHDPDVVGVAMRTPGRGVYLGALREDLAEPIADAYLDVLPELPSVAGDRPAARRFAERWVERRGGDLTETRGTRLHKLIDFTPLDADGGAPRLMKADEVELVAAWAKDGFAEELASGHLEWAARRLEQGTMWMWEVDGEAVSMVSYHLPIFGVCRVGPVYTPPEQRRHGYAGALTSHVSAMILAGGNQACLYTDLANPTSNKIYHQAGYRPVADFVDVEFSA from the coding sequence ATGGATGTCCGGGTGACGAGCGATCCGCAGGCGTTCGAGCAGACCGTGTTCCCTTTCCTGCAACAGGATGCGGTGCTGCACACGCTCATCATGAGCAACGTCCACGAGCGCGCTAACGGTACGGTGCGGGCCGAGTCCGAGCCGTCGTACTACGTCTCCGTGCACGACCCGGACGTGGTCGGCGTCGCGATGCGCACCCCGGGACGGGGCGTGTACCTCGGTGCGCTGCGCGAGGATCTGGCCGAGCCGATCGCCGATGCGTACCTCGACGTACTGCCTGAACTCCCCAGCGTCGCGGGTGACCGCCCGGCGGCGCGCCGGTTCGCGGAGCGTTGGGTGGAGCGGCGCGGTGGGGATCTGACCGAGACGCGGGGCACGCGGCTGCACAAGCTGATCGATTTTACGCCGCTCGACGCGGACGGCGGTGCACCGCGGCTGATGAAGGCCGACGAGGTCGAGTTGGTCGCGGCCTGGGCCAAGGACGGTTTCGCGGAGGAGCTGGCGAGCGGCCACCTCGAGTGGGCCGCGAGGCGGCTGGAGCAGGGCACGATGTGGATGTGGGAGGTCGACGGCGAGGCGGTGAGCATGGTCAGCTACCACCTGCCGATCTTCGGCGTCTGCCGGGTCGGTCCGGTCTACACCCCGCCGGAGCAGCGGCGGCACGGGTACGCCGGTGCGCTCACCAGTCACGTCTCCGCGATGATCCTTGCCGGGGGCAACCAGGCCTGCCTGTACACGGACCTGGCCAATCCGACGTCCAACAAGATCTATCACCAGGCGGGGTATCGCCCGGTGGCCGACTTCGTCGATGTGGAGTTCAGCGCATGA
- a CDS encoding NuoB/complex I 20 kDa subunit family protein — MGLEEQLPAGVLLSTVEGLLGYMRKASLWPATFGLACCAIEMMTTGAPRYDAARFGMEVFRASPRQADLMIVAGRVSQKMAPVLRQIYDQMPGPKWVLAMGVCASSGGMFNNYAVVQGVDHVVPVDMYLPGCPPRPEMLLDAFLKIHDQIQHMKLGAHKKALQTEQEAAALVAAPTIEMKGLLR; from the coding sequence ATGGGTCTAGAAGAACAGCTTCCGGCCGGCGTCCTGCTGAGCACCGTCGAAGGACTGCTCGGCTACATGCGCAAGGCGTCGTTGTGGCCGGCAACCTTCGGGCTGGCCTGCTGCGCGATCGAGATGATGACCACCGGTGCGCCGCGGTACGACGCGGCCCGGTTCGGCATGGAGGTCTTCCGGGCGTCGCCGCGGCAGGCCGACCTGATGATCGTGGCCGGCCGGGTGAGCCAGAAGATGGCCCCGGTACTGCGCCAGATCTACGACCAGATGCCCGGCCCGAAGTGGGTGCTGGCGATGGGCGTGTGCGCGTCGTCGGGCGGCATGTTCAACAACTACGCGGTCGTCCAGGGCGTCGACCACGTCGTACCGGTCGACATGTACCTACCCGGCTGCCCGCCGCGGCCGGAGATGCTGCTGGACGCGTTCCTGAAGATCCACGACCAGATCCAGCACATGAAGCTCGGCGCGCACAAGAAGGCGCTGCAGACCGAGCAGGAGGCCGCGGCCCTGGTCGCCGCGCCGACGATCGAGATGAAGGGGCTGCTTCGGTGA
- a CDS encoding NADH-quinone oxidoreductase subunit C has product MSDNQPENLPATPESAQPEVIEHREGMFGVRGTGDTSGFGRLQRQVVLPGSTPKPYGSWFDGATDRLEGLVAEGAIEKVVVDRGELTLHIKRENLVEVCRHLRDDEALRFEFCSGVSGVHYPEETGRELHAVYHFLSITHNRRIRLEVSAPDGDPHIPSIVSVYPANDWHERETWDFFGIVFDGHPALTRIQMPDDWPGHPQRKDYPLGGIDVEYKGAVIPPPDTRRSYN; this is encoded by the coding sequence GTGAGCGACAACCAACCGGAGAACCTGCCGGCGACGCCGGAGTCCGCGCAGCCCGAGGTGATCGAGCACCGCGAGGGCATGTTCGGCGTCCGGGGTACTGGTGACACCTCCGGCTTCGGCCGGCTCCAGCGTCAGGTCGTGCTCCCGGGCAGTACGCCGAAGCCGTACGGCTCCTGGTTCGACGGCGCCACCGACCGCCTCGAGGGTCTGGTCGCCGAGGGCGCGATCGAGAAGGTCGTGGTCGACCGCGGCGAGCTGACGCTGCACATCAAGCGGGAGAACCTGGTCGAGGTCTGCCGGCACCTGCGTGACGACGAGGCGCTGCGGTTCGAGTTCTGCTCCGGGGTCAGTGGGGTGCACTACCCCGAGGAGACCGGCCGCGAACTGCACGCCGTCTACCACTTCCTGTCGATCACCCACAACCGCCGGATCCGGCTGGAGGTGTCGGCGCCCGACGGCGACCCGCACATCCCGTCGATCGTCTCGGTCTACCCGGCCAACGACTGGCACGAGCGCGAGACCTGGGACTTCTTCGGCATCGTCTTCGACGGACACCCGGCGCTGACCCGGATCCAGATGCCCGACGACTGGCCGGGCCACCCGCAACGCAAGGACTACCCGCTCGGCGGTATCGACGTCGAGTACAAGGGCGCTGTCATCCCACCGCCCGACACGCGGAGGTCGTACAACTGA
- a CDS encoding demethylmenaquinone methyltransferase: MTRADLSKEPHAVAAMFDNVAEGYDRTNAVATMGLEKLYWRPATLAEIAPRKGMKILDLAAGTGASSIKLRDAGAEVVSCDFSVGMLRVGKRRHPELDLIAGDALRLPFADGTFDVVTISWALRNVNDVTVALKEMLRVTRPGGRLVVLEQSHPTWKPFRVVYLEYMMRAVPVVAKAVSSNPDAYEYLAESTRAWPAQEPLARTIESSGWTRVQWRNLTGGLVAIHRAVKPS, translated from the coding sequence GTGACGCGCGCAGACCTGAGCAAAGAACCGCATGCTGTGGCGGCCATGTTCGACAACGTGGCCGAGGGGTACGACCGGACCAACGCGGTCGCGACGATGGGTCTGGAGAAGCTGTACTGGCGGCCGGCGACGCTGGCCGAGATCGCGCCGCGGAAGGGGATGAAGATCCTCGACCTGGCGGCCGGGACCGGTGCGTCGAGCATCAAGCTGCGCGACGCCGGCGCCGAAGTGGTGTCCTGCGACTTCTCGGTCGGCATGCTCCGGGTCGGCAAGCGCCGCCATCCCGAGCTGGACCTGATCGCGGGCGACGCGCTCCGGCTCCCGTTCGCCGACGGCACGTTCGACGTGGTGACGATCTCGTGGGCGCTGCGGAACGTGAACGACGTCACGGTCGCGCTGAAGGAGATGCTCCGGGTGACCCGTCCCGGCGGGCGGCTCGTCGTACTCGAGCAGTCGCACCCGACCTGGAAGCCGTTCCGGGTGGTGTACCTGGAGTACATGATGCGGGCGGTGCCGGTGGTCGCGAAGGCGGTGTCGAGCAACCCCGACGCGTACGAGTACCTGGCCGAGTCCACCCGCGCCTGGCCGGCCCAGGAGCCGCTGGCGCGCACGATCGAATCGTCCGGCTGGACCCGCGTCCAGTGGCGCAACCTGACCGGCGGCCTGGTCGCCATCCACCGCGCCGTCAAGCCCAGTTAA
- a CDS encoding ATP-binding cassette domain-containing protein, whose translation MMIEARGLVRTFKTKRGPVQAVQGVDLSVADGEIVGFLGPNGAGKTTTMRMLATLIKPTSGTATVAGCDLAKDPVGVRRGIGYVPQSGSTLPEAVAGDEVVDHARLYGVPKAKAAAEGRRLFEELDLPGLWRRQCKTLSGGQRRRLDIVMGLIHDPKLIFLDEPTTGLDPQARANLWEHIRGLRDRGATIFLTTHYLDEADALCDRILVIDHGKIVAAGTPENLKQQVSGDAVRLSLADSTQAPAVMKIVQDLEGAVEVETDADVVGFRIQRGGSVLPGLLRSIDAQGIELHGVEVHRPTLDDVFLTMTGRSLRDEDAPVTEEKEEAVA comes from the coding sequence ATGATGATCGAAGCTCGTGGGCTGGTGCGGACCTTCAAGACCAAGCGGGGGCCGGTGCAAGCCGTCCAGGGAGTTGACCTGAGTGTGGCCGACGGGGAGATCGTCGGCTTTCTCGGCCCGAACGGGGCCGGTAAGACCACGACGATGCGGATGCTGGCGACCCTGATCAAGCCGACCAGCGGGACCGCGACCGTGGCCGGCTGCGACCTCGCCAAGGACCCGGTCGGCGTACGCCGCGGCATCGGGTACGTGCCGCAGAGCGGATCCACGCTGCCCGAGGCGGTCGCCGGCGACGAGGTCGTCGACCACGCCCGGCTGTACGGCGTACCGAAGGCGAAGGCGGCCGCGGAGGGCCGGCGGCTGTTCGAGGAGCTCGACCTCCCCGGCCTCTGGCGCCGCCAGTGCAAGACGCTATCCGGCGGCCAGCGCCGGCGACTGGACATCGTCATGGGCCTGATCCACGACCCGAAGCTGATCTTCCTGGACGAGCCGACGACCGGCCTCGACCCGCAGGCCCGGGCCAACCTGTGGGAGCACATCCGCGGCCTCCGCGACCGCGGCGCGACGATCTTCCTCACCACCCACTACCTCGACGAGGCGGACGCGCTCTGCGACCGGATCCTGGTCATCGACCACGGCAAGATCGTTGCCGCCGGCACCCCGGAGAACCTCAAGCAGCAGGTCTCCGGCGACGCGGTCCGGCTGAGCCTCGCCGACAGCACCCAGGCGCCGGCGGTGATGAAGATCGTCCAGGACCTCGAGGGCGCGGTGGAGGTCGAGACCGACGCCGACGTGGTCGGTTTCCGGATCCAGCGCGGCGGTTCGGTGCTGCCCGGCCTGCTCCGCTCGATCGATGCCCAGGGCATCGAGTTGCACGGTGTCGAGGTCCACCGGCCGACGCTCGACGACGTGTTCCTGACCATGACCGGCCGCTCCCTCCGCGACGAGGACGCTCCCGTCACCGAAGAGAAGGAGGAGGCCGTCGCATGA
- a CDS encoding MBL fold metallo-hydrolase — protein sequence MKLTKFAHACVRLEKDGKVLLIDPGSFSEDAAFERADAILVTHEHQDHLDVDRVAALDVPVYTNAGVAAQLTALGERVHVVEGGQSFDAAGFSVSAYGKDHAVILPEWGVPCENIGFLVDDAVYHPGDSFTQPDRAVHTNLVPISGPWFALPPAVEYARSIKSQQTIGIHDALLSPIGQSMFSRFLNADDRPYLGLAPGESTELS from the coding sequence GTGAAGCTGACGAAGTTTGCGCATGCTTGTGTTCGGTTGGAGAAGGACGGGAAGGTTCTGCTGATCGATCCCGGATCGTTCAGTGAGGATGCGGCGTTCGAGCGAGCCGACGCGATCCTGGTCACGCACGAGCACCAGGATCACCTCGACGTCGACCGGGTCGCGGCGCTCGACGTGCCGGTGTACACGAACGCCGGCGTGGCCGCGCAGCTGACCGCGCTGGGCGAGCGGGTGCACGTGGTCGAGGGTGGGCAGTCGTTCGACGCCGCGGGCTTCTCGGTGAGTGCCTACGGCAAGGACCACGCGGTGATCCTGCCCGAATGGGGCGTGCCGTGCGAGAACATCGGCTTCCTGGTCGACGACGCCGTGTACCACCCGGGCGACTCGTTCACCCAGCCCGACCGCGCCGTACACACCAACCTGGTCCCGATCTCGGGCCCGTGGTTCGCGCTCCCGCCGGCCGTCGAGTACGCCCGGTCGATCAAGTCCCAGCAGACCATCGGCATCCACGACGCACTGCTGAGCCCGATCGGCCAGAGCATGTTCTCCCGCTTCCTGAACGCCGACGACCGCCCTTACCTCGGCCTCGCCCCGGGCGAATCCACCGAGCTCAGCTGA
- a CDS encoding geranylgeranyl reductase family protein — protein sequence MSQSVPSGQQAETADVIVVGAGPAGSAAAYHLANAGLDVLLLEKTAFPREKVCGDGLTPRGTKQLINMGIDISEEAGWIRNYGLRIQGAGHQLQLDWPDLASHPNYGLTRNRMDFDDMLARQAVKAGARLRERTNVGAPILDDKGFIVGVTAKPVDDNGRRAGADVEFRAPLVMAADGNSSRLSIAMGLHKRDDRPMGVAVRTYFTSPRTNDDYLESWLELWADDPKEPGGRVLLPGYGWIFGMGDGTVNVGLGILNTSDAFGKVDYADLLKQWLKVTPDEWQFRDEFQTIPIRGAALPMGFNRQPHYTRGLMLLGDAGGMVNPFNGEGIPYAMESGAFAAEVAAQALRRQPNQRERALTAYPKALKQEYGGYYTLGRIFVKLIGNPEVMRLCTKYGLPRTTLMKFTLKLLANLTDPRDGDVMDKIINGLTKLAPAA from the coding sequence ATGAGCCAGAGCGTGCCGAGCGGGCAGCAGGCGGAGACCGCCGATGTGATCGTCGTCGGTGCCGGACCCGCCGGATCAGCAGCGGCGTACCACCTGGCGAACGCCGGACTCGACGTGCTGCTGCTGGAGAAGACCGCGTTCCCGCGCGAGAAGGTCTGCGGCGACGGGCTCACCCCGCGCGGCACCAAGCAGCTGATCAACATGGGCATCGACATCTCCGAAGAGGCCGGCTGGATCCGCAACTACGGTCTGCGGATCCAGGGCGCCGGGCACCAGCTGCAGCTGGACTGGCCGGATCTGGCCAGCCACCCGAACTACGGCCTGACCCGGAACCGGATGGACTTCGACGACATGCTCGCCCGGCAGGCCGTGAAGGCCGGGGCGCGGCTGCGCGAGCGGACCAACGTCGGGGCCCCGATCCTGGACGACAAGGGCTTCATCGTCGGCGTCACCGCGAAGCCGGTCGACGACAACGGCCGCCGGGCCGGCGCCGATGTCGAGTTCCGGGCGCCACTGGTGATGGCGGCCGACGGCAACTCGTCCCGGCTGAGCATCGCGATGGGGCTGCACAAGCGCGACGACCGCCCGATGGGGGTCGCCGTCCGGACGTACTTCACCAGTCCGCGGACCAACGACGACTACCTGGAGTCGTGGCTCGAGCTGTGGGCCGACGACCCGAAGGAGCCCGGCGGCCGGGTGCTGCTGCCCGGGTACGGCTGGATCTTCGGGATGGGCGACGGCACGGTCAACGTCGGCCTCGGCATCCTGAACACCTCCGACGCGTTCGGCAAGGTCGACTACGCCGACCTGCTGAAGCAGTGGCTGAAGGTCACGCCGGACGAGTGGCAGTTCCGCGACGAGTTCCAGACCATCCCGATCCGCGGCGCGGCCCTGCCGATGGGCTTCAACCGGCAGCCGCACTACACCCGCGGCCTGATGCTGCTCGGCGACGCCGGCGGCATGGTCAACCCGTTCAACGGCGAGGGCATCCCGTACGCGATGGAGTCCGGGGCGTTCGCCGCCGAGGTCGCCGCCCAGGCGCTGCGCCGGCAGCCGAACCAGCGGGAGCGCGCGCTGACGGCGTACCCGAAGGCGCTGAAGCAGGAGTACGGCGGCTACTACACGCTCGGCCGGATCTTCGTGAAGCTGATCGGAAATCCGGAGGTGATGCGGCTCTGCACCAAGTACGGTCTGCCGCGCACCACGCTGATGAAGTTCACCTTGAAGTTGCTCGCGAACCTCACCGACCCGCGGGACGGGGACGTGATGGACAAGATCATCAACGGACTCACGAAGCTCGCACCGGCGGCCTGA